In the genome of Camelus bactrianus isolate YW-2024 breed Bactrian camel chromosome 18, ASM4877302v1, whole genome shotgun sequence, the window TTGACCCATccctcccaggccccgcccccaaaGCCGCGCACCCTACAGACGAAGCAGTCTGGGTGCCAGAGCGCGCTGAGCGCCGAGATGTAGTTATCCAGAATGGGGCCTTGGCAGCCCTGGCAGCGCGGGGCAAACAGCTGCAGGAAGTCCCGGCGGCAGTAGGGGCGGCCCTCTCGCTCGTGGAAACCTAGGAGCGGGAACCGAGTGGGCGGAAGGAAAAGGGTGCGAGGTGGCCCTGGGGGCCTAGAAGATCTGAGGCTGTGGGTCCAGAGGAGGGACAGTCCGAGTGAGTAGTAGGAAAAGAGGGACGGGGTCTGTGGCGGGGGCAGAGCGGGAAGGGATGGAACCAACAGGTGAGACAGATTGGGGCCGGGAGAGAGCAGGGGGAAAATTCACCGCCCCGGGACTTCGGAGGTCGTAGTCGGCTGGGGACAAAGGGAATGAGCGGGATGTCGAGTGGACCCGCGGCTTTCAAGGTGGGAGTTAAGCTCTCACCCTCATCTCCGAAGGGCTCCCCGCAACTGACGCAACAGAAATGCTCCGGGTGCCAGTGGGTGCCCAAGGCAGTAACCATCTTCTGCGGGAAATGAAAGGGAACACTCAGTGTGGCCCTctattccttcttccctccctcttccgcCCTGAACCTAAGTGAGTGGGTTAGAGTAAGATTTTAAGGTGTGGGAGACCTAAAAGGGAGTCAAAGAGAGAGGGCAGAGTCCAAAGGGCCTCGGGACTAGGCCACGGGAAGGGgctggagatggggtgggggaccTGTGAGTGGATGAGGCCCATTCCACCCGCTCCTTGCGTGAGACAGAGGCGGGGCTTGTGGGCCAGGCAGGGCTCACATGTCTGATGGGTTGGTTGCAGAGGCCACACCGTGGGGAGAAGCGCTCGAAGTAGCACTCGGGACAGAAGGGGGCTCCATCCTTCTCGAAGAAGCTGCTGCCTCCCAGGGCCGTGGAACAGCCACCGCAAACAAAGTGCTCAGGGTGCCAAGCACGGCCAAGCGCAGTCACCACCTGCGAGTTGGGGGCAAGGCCTGGGTCAGAGTGGCCCTCGGGCTGCCAAGGGCCCAGTGAGCTAAGGTTTACATGGCACTTTTGGGATATTATCTCTGAGAGATCAGGATGAAGAATCTAACAATCATGTCACTCAGTCAATAAGTGATGGAGATTCAACCTGTCTTCTCTTACAGTGCCTAGGGCCCATGGTACTTTTAGGAGCCCACAAAAATgttgtaatttcttttaaaattaagagaAGAAACGAGCTAGAAAAAATTACTTAATATAAAACATTAATATTCATCTTTACACCAACACAGTcataaaatgcaattaaaaatttttttaatggaggaaggaACCCATGAAGATGAAAGTGCTCAGGGCCCACGAAAGTCATAATGCCACCCTGCTCTGCTGAGACTGGAATTCTAGGATGACAGTAGGGTGCTTTATCTAGCAGTAGGATCTAGGTCAACCATTGGGCACAGTCACCAATAACATCTTTTCAGTCAATAAGCCAAGAACCAGAGCCCCTGAACCAGACTCTGACAGAGGAGAAACAGTCTTTGTGGGTGCCTGAGAGATGGTAAGTGGTGCCAACAAGGCTtttgtgaagactaaatgagatgGGGGTTTGTAAAGGagctagcatagtgcctggcacagagtaggacCAGAATAAATGGTAAGCGGGTTGGAATTCTCCCCCTgccacttacttgctgtgtgactcagagcttcagtttcctcatctgtagaataagAGTAATACCCACTTCCCAGAGTTATTTATTAAAAGGGAGCAGCACAAAGGCTGGCTCTCAGTAGAGATGGGTCTGTGGGTCTCTACCCACCTCCTCACAGGGCTCCACTTACTTGCCCAGCAATGGGTTTATTGCAGGAGCCACAGAGGCCCTTGGCCTGGGTGGGAACACCACGGCGGCTGAGGTCGGACTGAAGCAGCCCCAGCATGGTGTCCAGGCTGCCCTTGTTAGTTGGCCCTGGTGGGGTGGGAGAGTCCTCATTCACAGAGCTTAGCACTGGTGGCTGGTTTGGGCCAGAGGCTGGAAGCTGTAGCAGGGAGGACAGGACAGTTGAGTCAGCAAGGCAGCAGAAGTGGGAGGGTCTAAAATGTGTTGGAAGCCACAAACCCACACtggcccaccccctccccctgcctgacTCACATGGTTCTGGACACGGAAATCAGAGAGTGAAGCCATCAGTCTGTCTAGCTCCAGGGTGGCCGAGGTGGCTGAAGGCTTTGGAAGAACAGGAGATGGGCTGGGAGGCCTGTGAAGGACATAATTCATGTCAGTCAGAGCCTCAGAGTAACCCTTCCTCCAGTAACTCAGGTATCCAGGACTGATCACCTCTCTCCCCGCCCTGCCAACTATGCCACACTCACGGGCTGGGCCTTTTCTTGTCCTCAGATTTGTCCTCCTTCTGCTCCCCTGCAGTGTCCTTGCTAGATGGGAACTGAGACATTATTtcatctgcagagaggagagaAGTGCACTGGACATGGGGCCACACTCTAGCCTCCCTCCCAGTTAAGGCTTGTGTCCCTTTAGCTGCTACTCTGGGAAATCAATCTATACCTTTAGTCTCCACCCTGCTCTGCCCCCATCCTGTCAAGGCCTTTCCCAGTAACCCTGGTACCTGTGATGTTGAACTGAGTAGCATTAAGTTCCTGAAGTAACCGGTCTAGCTCACAGAGCCCCGTGCCCAAGACACCACAGGAAGAGGAGAATGGAGGGGCCGCAGGGGCTGCAGGCTTCGGGGACCGAGGCTTGCATACCGTGC includes:
- the TGFB1I1 gene encoding transforming growth factor beta-1-induced transcript 1 protein isoform X1, with amino-acid sequence MEDLDALLSDLETTTSHMPRSGALKERPPEPLTSPLPQMGSGESSGASGDKDHLYSTVCKPRSPKPAAPAAPPFSSSCGVLGTGLCELDRLLQELNATQFNITDEIMSQFPSSKDTAGEQKEDKSEDKKRPSPPPSPSPVLPKPSATSATLELDRLMASLSDFRVQNHLPASGPNQPPVLSSVNEDSPTPPGPTNKGSLDTMLGLLQSDLSRRGVPTQAKGLCGSCNKPIAGQVVTALGRAWHPEHFVCGGCSTALGGSSFFEKDGAPFCPECYFERFSPRCGLCNQPIRHKMVTALGTHWHPEHFCCVSCGEPFGDEGFHEREGRPYCRRDFLQLFAPRCQGCQGPILDNYISALSALWHPDCFVCRECFAPFSGGSFFEHEGRPLCENHFHARRGSLCATCGLPVTGRCVSALGRRFHPDHFTCTFCLRPLTKGSFQERASKPYCQPCFLKLFG
- the TGFB1I1 gene encoding transforming growth factor beta-1-induced transcript 1 protein isoform X2 codes for the protein MPRSGALKERPPEPLTSPLPQMGSGESSGASGDKDHLYSTVCKPRSPKPAAPAAPPFSSSCGVLGTGLCELDRLLQELNATQFNITDEIMSQFPSSKDTAGEQKEDKSEDKKRPSPPPSPSPVLPKPSATSATLELDRLMASLSDFRVQNHLPASGPNQPPVLSSVNEDSPTPPGPTNKGSLDTMLGLLQSDLSRRGVPTQAKGLCGSCNKPIAGQVVTALGRAWHPEHFVCGGCSTALGGSSFFEKDGAPFCPECYFERFSPRCGLCNQPIRHKMVTALGTHWHPEHFCCVSCGEPFGDEGFHEREGRPYCRRDFLQLFAPRCQGCQGPILDNYISALSALWHPDCFVCRECFAPFSGGSFFEHEGRPLCENHFHARRGSLCATCGLPVTGRCVSALGRRFHPDHFTCTFCLRPLTKGSFQERASKPYCQPCFLKLFG